Proteins found in one Longimicrobium sp. genomic segment:
- the acs gene encoding acetate--CoA ligase translates to MAATEPTLDSLLQEDRTFPPPPEFAARAHVSGPEVYARADADPEGYWAGWAEQLHWFRRWDRVLEWEPPYSRWFVGGTLNAAYNCLDRHLDGPRRTRTAFLWEGEPGDRKSFTYEELHREVARAANALKRLGVRRGDRVAIYLPMIPEAAIAMLACARIGAPHSVVFGGFSAESLRDRIRDAEARVLITADGGYRRGGVVPLKRGADEALEEEGGCPSIERVLVVRRHGAEGETIGGARMTEGRDLWWHEAVGHEPAECPAEEMDAEDLLYVLYTSGTTGKPKGIMHTTGGYLTQCYATTRWVFDLKDDDVYWCTADVGWVTGHSYIVYGPLANGATVLMYEGAPDAPDRGRFWKLIQDYRVTIFYTAPTAIRAFMKWGTEFPEKYDLSSLRLLGTVGEPINPEAWVWYHRHIGGGRCPVVDTWWQTETGAIMITPLPGATTTVPGSATTPFPGIRADILTLDGRCVDVGGGFLAIRRPWPSMLRGIWGDPQRFVDTYWSKWAGKTVGEEGDEQPGESVYFPGDGAKRDERGYFWVIGRIDDELNVAGHRIGTMEVESALVDHPAVAEAAVVGKAHELKGQAVAAFVTLKEGHEPTDELKRELGQHVVRKIGAIARPDDILFAADLPKTRSGKIMRRLLKDIAEGRALGDTTTLADPSVVSRLKGEYEAREG, encoded by the coding sequence ATGGCCGCCACGGAACCGACCCTCGACTCCCTTCTCCAGGAAGACCGCACCTTCCCGCCGCCGCCGGAGTTCGCCGCGCGCGCCCACGTGAGCGGCCCCGAGGTCTACGCGCGCGCCGACGCCGACCCGGAGGGCTACTGGGCCGGGTGGGCCGAGCAGCTGCACTGGTTCCGCCGCTGGGACCGGGTGCTGGAGTGGGAGCCGCCGTACTCGCGGTGGTTCGTGGGCGGCACGCTGAACGCGGCCTACAACTGCCTGGACCGGCACCTGGACGGCCCCCGGCGCACCAGGACGGCGTTCCTCTGGGAGGGCGAGCCCGGCGACCGGAAGTCGTTCACCTACGAGGAGCTGCACCGCGAGGTGGCGCGCGCCGCCAACGCCCTCAAGCGGCTGGGGGTCCGGCGCGGCGACCGCGTGGCCATCTACCTGCCGATGATCCCCGAGGCCGCCATCGCCATGCTGGCGTGCGCGCGCATCGGCGCCCCGCACTCCGTGGTCTTCGGCGGCTTCTCGGCCGAGAGCCTGCGCGACCGCATCCGCGACGCCGAGGCCCGGGTGCTGATCACCGCCGACGGGGGCTACCGGCGCGGCGGCGTGGTCCCGCTCAAGCGCGGCGCCGACGAGGCGCTCGAGGAGGAGGGGGGCTGCCCCAGCATCGAGCGCGTCCTGGTGGTCCGCCGCCACGGCGCGGAAGGAGAGACGATCGGCGGCGCGCGGATGACGGAGGGGCGCGACCTCTGGTGGCACGAGGCGGTGGGGCACGAGCCGGCCGAGTGCCCGGCGGAGGAGATGGACGCCGAGGACCTCCTCTACGTCCTCTACACGTCCGGCACCACGGGGAAGCCGAAGGGGATCATGCACACCACCGGCGGCTACCTCACCCAGTGCTACGCCACCACCCGGTGGGTCTTCGACCTGAAAGACGACGACGTCTACTGGTGCACGGCCGACGTCGGCTGGGTGACGGGGCACTCGTACATCGTCTACGGCCCGCTCGCCAACGGCGCCACCGTGCTCATGTACGAGGGCGCCCCCGACGCCCCGGACCGCGGGAGGTTCTGGAAGCTGATCCAGGACTACCGGGTGACGATCTTCTACACGGCGCCCACGGCGATCCGCGCCTTCATGAAGTGGGGGACCGAGTTCCCGGAGAAGTACGACCTGTCGTCGCTCCGCCTGCTGGGCACGGTGGGCGAGCCGATCAACCCCGAGGCGTGGGTCTGGTACCACCGCCACATCGGCGGCGGGCGCTGCCCCGTGGTGGACACCTGGTGGCAGACCGAGACGGGGGCGATCATGATCACCCCGCTCCCCGGCGCCACCACCACCGTGCCCGGCTCGGCCACCACGCCCTTCCCCGGCATCCGCGCCGACATCCTCACCCTCGACGGCAGGTGCGTGGACGTGGGCGGCGGCTTCCTCGCCATCCGCCGCCCCTGGCCCTCCATGCTGCGCGGCATCTGGGGCGACCCGCAGCGCTTCGTCGACACCTACTGGTCGAAGTGGGCGGGGAAGACGGTGGGCGAGGAGGGCGACGAGCAGCCGGGCGAGAGCGTCTACTTCCCCGGCGACGGCGCCAAGCGCGACGAGCGCGGCTACTTCTGGGTGATCGGCCGCATCGACGACGAGCTGAACGTGGCCGGCCACCGCATCGGCACCATGGAGGTGGAGTCGGCGCTGGTGGACCACCCCGCCGTGGCCGAGGCCGCCGTGGTCGGCAAGGCGCACGAGCTCAAGGGGCAGGCCGTGGCCGCGTTCGTCACGCTCAAGGAGGGGCACGAGCCCACCGACGAGCTCAAGCGCGAGCTCGGGCAGCACGTGGTGCGGAAGATCGGCGCCATCGCCCGCCCCGACGACATCCTCTTCGCGGCGGACCTTCCCAAGACGCGCTCGGGGAAGATCATGCGCCGCCTGCTCAAGGACATCGCCGAGGGCCGCGCGCTGGGCGACACCACCACGCTCGCCGACCCCTCCGTGGTCTCCCGCCTCAAGGGCGAGTACGAGGCCCGCGAAGGGTGA
- a CDS encoding metallophosphoesterase family protein — protein sequence MAVHREEFLLLPHLSHDSALIAWGAFFFDPEPDGEHELIDHEDLARPDIGRRRGCIGLETESYGGATVRVTRLAAGGAPAETRDLPVPGGRNHLLVTGLRPDTRYAYEVRVDGRPWGATPSDFAREGSGRDVRLSPAAWRYRNEFTTFPDPHGPPVPVTFAVLGDQGSGKQEQYDVAAALEAAVDRGEVRFIVTTGDNVYAQVKHSGLLGLLETGVRILTKDLRSSGNEDDDWFATFFLPYRRIINRVPVFPSLGNHDHAETENEADLAQHIDNFYLAERFPRLAPRWKGPDGRFETMFYRFRCGPDLEMVALDTGRPSTEPAFERPQHKAFIQEVLGDRSRGWKIPYSHHPPLSVGPNHPHEPNVQNLANLFTGLDGFRLWLSGHEHNFQHHRIGDIHYVVSGASGKRAKGVDKQRVHPGASCCHGDAAHFLLVTVDGPRLTLRAIGTDGRLIPTKPLADLPPHPAQINLTL from the coding sequence ATGGCCGTCCATCGCGAGGAGTTCCTCCTCCTTCCCCACCTCTCGCACGACAGCGCGCTGATCGCGTGGGGAGCGTTCTTCTTCGACCCGGAGCCCGACGGCGAGCACGAGCTGATCGACCACGAAGACCTGGCCCGCCCTGACATCGGACGCAGGCGCGGGTGCATCGGCCTGGAGACCGAGAGCTACGGCGGCGCCACCGTGCGCGTGACGCGCCTGGCGGCGGGCGGCGCCCCCGCCGAGACGCGCGACCTCCCGGTCCCCGGCGGCCGCAACCACCTCCTGGTCACCGGCCTGCGCCCCGACACCCGGTACGCGTACGAGGTGCGGGTGGACGGCAGGCCCTGGGGCGCGACGCCGTCGGACTTCGCCCGCGAGGGGAGCGGGCGCGACGTACGGCTCTCGCCCGCCGCGTGGCGCTACCGCAACGAGTTCACCACCTTCCCCGACCCCCACGGCCCTCCCGTGCCGGTCACCTTCGCCGTGCTCGGCGACCAGGGGAGCGGGAAGCAGGAGCAGTACGACGTCGCCGCCGCGCTCGAGGCGGCCGTCGACCGCGGGGAGGTGCGCTTCATCGTCACCACCGGCGACAACGTCTACGCGCAGGTGAAGCACTCCGGGCTGCTGGGGCTGCTCGAGACGGGAGTGCGCATCCTCACGAAGGACCTGCGGTCGAGCGGGAACGAGGACGACGACTGGTTCGCCACGTTCTTCCTGCCGTACCGGCGCATCATCAACCGCGTGCCGGTGTTCCCCAGCCTGGGCAACCACGACCACGCCGAGACGGAGAACGAGGCCGACCTGGCGCAGCACATCGACAACTTCTATCTGGCCGAGCGCTTCCCCCGGCTGGCGCCCCGCTGGAAGGGCCCGGACGGCCGGTTCGAGACGATGTTCTACCGCTTCCGCTGCGGCCCCGACCTGGAGATGGTGGCGCTCGACACGGGGCGCCCGAGCACGGAGCCCGCCTTCGAGCGCCCGCAGCACAAGGCGTTCATCCAGGAAGTCCTGGGCGACCGCTCCCGCGGGTGGAAGATCCCGTACAGCCACCATCCGCCGCTCAGCGTGGGGCCGAACCACCCCCACGAGCCGAACGTGCAGAACCTGGCGAACCTCTTCACCGGGCTGGACGGGTTCCGCCTCTGGCTCTCCGGGCACGAGCACAACTTCCAGCACCACCGGATCGGGGATATCCACTACGTGGTGAGCGGCGCCTCGGGGAAGCGGGCCAAGGGCGTCGACAAGCAGCGCGTGCACCCCGGCGCCTCGTGCTGCCACGGGGATGCCGCGCACTTCCTGCTGGTCACCGTCGACGGCCCGCGGCTGACGCTGCGCGCGATCGGGACGGACGGGCGCCTGATCCCCACGAAGCCGCTGGCCGACCTCCCGCCCCACCCGGCGCAGATCAACCTCACGCTGTAG
- a CDS encoding class I SAM-dependent methyltransferase — MTGGSGAGGEPPIDYRRLYREGAAAYDRLVSAEDADGSLLPALAAVAELAGARVLEVGAGTGRLTRLLAPVAGRIVATERSWPMLDVARGRLPEAGGARFCCAEAGALPVRGDWADLALAGWVFGHFLEWMPDGWRGSVAAALAEMRRALRPGGTLVVLETLGTGAGAPAPPTPDLAEYYAWLEDEHGFARREVRTDFEFRSHEEAVELVRFFFGAELGEAVRRGGGRRVPEYTGLWSLRT, encoded by the coding sequence GTGACGGGCGGGTCCGGGGCCGGAGGCGAGCCGCCGATCGACTACCGGCGGCTCTACCGCGAAGGGGCGGCGGCGTACGACCGCCTGGTGAGCGCGGAGGACGCCGACGGCAGCCTCCTCCCGGCGCTCGCGGCGGTGGCGGAGCTCGCCGGGGCGCGGGTGCTGGAGGTGGGGGCGGGGACGGGACGGCTGACCCGGCTGCTGGCCCCGGTGGCGGGGCGGATCGTGGCCACGGAGCGGTCGTGGCCGATGCTGGACGTCGCGCGCGGGCGGCTCCCGGAGGCGGGGGGCGCCCGCTTCTGCTGCGCCGAGGCCGGGGCGCTCCCCGTGCGCGGCGACTGGGCGGACCTGGCGCTGGCGGGGTGGGTGTTCGGCCACTTCCTGGAGTGGATGCCGGACGGGTGGCGCGGCTCCGTCGCGGCCGCCCTCGCGGAGATGCGGCGCGCGCTGCGCCCCGGCGGGACGCTGGTGGTGCTGGAGACGCTCGGGACGGGCGCCGGCGCTCCCGCGCCGCCGACGCCGGACCTCGCGGAGTACTACGCCTGGCTGGAAGACGAGCACGGCTTCGCGCGGCGCGAGGTCCGCACCGACTTCGAGTTCCGGAGCCACGAGGAAGCGGTGGAGCTGGTGCGCTTCTTCTTCGGCGCGGAGCTGGGCGAGGCGGTGCGCCGCGGCGGCGGCCGGCGCGTGCCGGAGTACACCGGGCTCTGGTCGCTGCGCACGTAG